One Caretta caretta isolate rCarCar2 chromosome 8, rCarCar1.hap1, whole genome shotgun sequence DNA window includes the following coding sequences:
- the GTF2B gene encoding transcription initiation factor IIB — translation MASTSRLDVLPRVTCPNHPDSILVEDYRAGDMICPECGLVVGDRVIDVGSEWRTFSNDKATKDPSRVGDTQNPLLSDGDLTTMIGKGTGAASFDEFGNSKYQNRRTMSSSDRAMMNAFREITNMADRINLPRNIVDRTNNLFKQVYEQKSLKGRSNDAIASACLYIACRQEGVPRTFKEICAVSRISKKEIGRCFKLILKALETSVDLITTGDFMSRFCSNLGLPKQVQMAATHIARKAVELDLVPGRSPISVAAAAIYMASQASAEKRTQKEIGDIAGVADVTIRQSYRLIYPRAPDLFPADFKFDTPVDKLPQL, via the exons tttGGATGTGCTTCCCAGAGTGACGTGTCCAAATCATCCAGATTCCATTTTAGTGGAGGATTACAGAGCCGGAGACATGATCTGTCCTGAATGTGGACTAGTAGTGG GTGACCGGGTCATAGACGTAGGGTCAGAGTGGAGAACTTTCAGCAATGATAAAGCAACAAAAGACCCATCTCGAGTTGGAGACACCCAGAATCCGCTCTTGAGTGATGGGGATTTGACTACAATGATTGGcaag GGCACAGGTGCAGCAAGTTTTGATGAATTTGGAAATTCAAAGTACCAGAATCGCAGGACTATGAGCAGCTCTGATCGAGCAATGATGAATGCCTTTAGAGAAATTACTAACATGGCAGACAGAATCAACCTTCCCAGAAATATAGTT GATcgaacaaataatttattcaaacaAGTGTATGAGCAGAAGAGCCTGAAGGGAAGAAGTAATGATGCCATTGCTTCTGCTTGTCTCTATATAGCCTGTAGACAAGAGGGCGTTCCTAGAACATTTAAAG AAATATGTGCAGTGTCCAGGATTTCAAAGAAAGAAATAGGTCGGTGTTTTAAGCTTATTTTGAAGGCTCTGGAAACCAGTGTGGATTTGATCACAACTGGAGACTTCATGTCAAGGTTTTGTTCAAATCTGGGTCTTCCTAAACAAGTACAGATGGCAGCGACACACATAGCACGTAAAGCTGTGGAATTAGACTTGGTTCCTGGGAGGAGTCCAATCTCTGTAGCAGCTGCAGCTATTTATATGGCATCACAAGCCTCAGCAGAGAAAAGGACCCAGAAAG AAATAGGAGATATTGCTGGTGTTGCTGATGTTACAATCCGCCAATCTTATAGACTTATCTATCCACGAGCTCCAGATCTCTTCCCAGCAGACTTCAAATTTGACACCCCTGTGGACAAACTACCCCAGCTGTAA